From a region of the Chthoniobacterales bacterium genome:
- a CDS encoding Gldg family protein, with protein sequence MDSTKKKQLETFLYSTIGIVAMVLILIAINFIASRARARVDLTSEKAYTLSPGTRAILAKLDTPVQIRFYCTKNASAMPVFLTNYAQRIEDLLGEYRQASKGQIEIQRLNPEPDSDAEDSARLDGVEPQQTRTGERIYLGLSVGMLDQKQALPFLTPDRERLLEYDISRAIARVTTAEKPVIGVMSPLPVMGETNPIMTQRGQNGTPPWAFMAELKRDFNVKQVEVTADKIPDDIKVLVVIHPKNFSDVAQYALDQFVLRGGKLVAFVDPLCALDRSAQSPMGGMPPPSTSNLDKLFKAWGLSFDTATVVVDMEHVAQLQQGPNPTVLALNETAINKEDVVSAQADNLLMALAGAFTGTPPDGLTKTILIKSSKNSAVTDARMAAMAPGQIASSFAATGTEYSLALRLTGKFKTAFPDGKPKPAASPAEQKPEEKPAETGLKESAQPSAVVLIGDADMIQDPLSVREIQGLGQRLIMPLNSNLSFAQSVVEQLAGDSNLITVRSRASRERPFTVVQKLQAEADASYRSKIKELEQSLAETQRKVNELQQNKDANQRFILSPEQQQELVSFRKKEAESKTQLKQMRKKLRSEIDSLENRIKWFNIAGMPAAVIVAGFALALRKRKRQ encoded by the coding sequence ATGGATTCGACCAAAAAGAAACAGCTCGAGACGTTTCTCTATTCCACGATCGGGATCGTGGCGATGGTCCTGATCCTGATCGCGATCAACTTCATCGCCTCGCGCGCGCGGGCCCGGGTCGATCTCACGAGCGAGAAGGCTTATACGCTGTCGCCCGGGACGCGGGCGATTTTGGCGAAGCTCGATACGCCGGTTCAGATCCGGTTCTATTGCACCAAGAACGCCAGCGCGATGCCGGTTTTCCTGACGAATTACGCCCAGCGGATCGAAGATTTGCTCGGCGAATACCGGCAGGCGTCCAAAGGCCAGATCGAGATCCAGCGATTGAACCCGGAGCCGGACTCTGACGCGGAGGACTCGGCGCGTTTGGACGGCGTGGAACCGCAACAAACACGGACCGGCGAGAGAATCTATCTCGGCCTCAGCGTCGGGATGCTCGACCAGAAACAGGCGCTTCCGTTTTTGACGCCAGACCGTGAGCGGCTCCTCGAATACGACATTTCCCGGGCAATCGCGCGCGTCACCACCGCTGAAAAGCCGGTGATCGGCGTGATGAGCCCGTTACCGGTGATGGGCGAAACGAACCCGATCATGACGCAACGCGGCCAGAACGGGACGCCGCCGTGGGCATTCATGGCAGAGCTGAAACGCGACTTCAACGTCAAACAGGTCGAAGTCACGGCGGACAAGATCCCCGACGACATCAAGGTGCTGGTCGTGATTCATCCCAAGAACTTTTCGGACGTCGCCCAGTATGCGCTCGACCAATTCGTCCTGCGCGGCGGGAAGCTGGTTGCGTTTGTCGATCCGCTCTGCGCGCTTGACCGGTCGGCGCAGTCGCCCATGGGAGGGATGCCGCCGCCGAGCACCTCGAACCTGGACAAATTGTTCAAAGCGTGGGGCCTGAGCTTCGACACGGCCACGGTGGTCGTCGACATGGAGCATGTGGCGCAGTTGCAACAAGGCCCCAACCCCACGGTCCTGGCATTAAATGAAACCGCCATCAACAAGGAGGATGTCGTTTCGGCTCAGGCAGACAATCTGTTGATGGCGCTCGCCGGTGCCTTCACCGGGACCCCGCCGGACGGGCTCACGAAAACGATCCTGATCAAATCCTCGAAGAATTCAGCAGTGACCGATGCCCGGATGGCCGCGATGGCCCCCGGGCAAATCGCGAGTAGTTTCGCCGCCACCGGGACGGAATATTCCCTGGCGCTCCGGCTGACCGGCAAATTCAAGACGGCTTTCCCCGATGGCAAACCAAAGCCGGCGGCGAGTCCCGCTGAGCAGAAGCCGGAAGAAAAACCGGCCGAAACGGGATTGAAAGAATCGGCCCAGCCGAGCGCCGTCGTCCTGATCGGCGACGCGGACATGATCCAGGACCCGCTGTCCGTGCGAGAAATTCAGGGCCTCGGGCAACGATTGATCATGCCGCTCAACAGCAATTTGAGCTTCGCCCAGAGCGTGGTCGAGCAACTGGCCGGAGACAGCAACCTTATCACGGTCCGGAGCCGGGCGTCGCGCGAACGTCCCTTCACGGTCGTGCAGAAACTCCAGGCTGAGGCCGACGCGAGTTACCGCAGCAAGATCAAGGAGCTCGAGCAAAGCCTCGCTGAGACCCAGCGCAAAGTGAACGAGCTGCAACAGAACAAGGACGCCAACCAGCGGTTTATTCTTTCGCCCGAACAGCAGCAGGAACTGGTCAGCTTTCGGAAGAAGGAAGCGGAATCGAAAACGCAGCTGAAACAAATGCGCAAGAAGCTCCGGTCGGAGATCGATTCGCTCGAGAACCGGATCAAGTGGTTCAACATCGCCGGGATGCCCGCGGCGGTGATCGTAGCCGGGTTCGCGCTCGCGCTCAGGAAACGGAAGCGCCAATGA
- a CDS encoding DUF4340 domain-containing protein — protein sequence MKGKQLAVVLVVLAVIGGVALFLQQRNAASWSSSSVKATGKILDFPLNDVSQITIKASSAELNLAKKDGVWKVKERADYPANFDLISSLLRKIWELRAVQDVKIGPSQFGRLQLLDPGSDPNSGTLLDLKGDGGKRIAALLIGKKYLKQSDGSSFAPPEGMPSGRYARTVDSANRVVLVADTLDEVDPKPEKWLSRDFIKVENAKTITLAGATPPMNWKLTRDTATSPWKLADAKPGEELDVTKASAIAALFSYAPVADVMAPDAPVAETGLDKPAVITIETFDGFVYTLKIGKPVGENYPVLVSVAATLPKERTPGKDEKPEDKAKLDQEFQIKQTQLTEKLAKEQKLEPRPYLIAKGTVEQLLKERSGLLAAKTPTPTPAVGTPTPAPTQKQRK from the coding sequence ATGAAAGGGAAACAGCTCGCCGTTGTCCTGGTCGTGCTCGCCGTAATCGGCGGTGTCGCTCTGTTTCTCCAGCAGCGCAATGCGGCGTCATGGAGCAGCAGCTCCGTTAAGGCCACCGGCAAGATTCTCGATTTTCCGCTCAATGACGTTTCCCAAATCACGATCAAGGCGAGCAGCGCCGAATTGAACCTCGCCAAAAAGGATGGTGTCTGGAAGGTGAAGGAGCGGGCGGATTATCCGGCCAACTTCGATCTCATCAGCAGCCTGCTCCGAAAAATCTGGGAACTGCGCGCTGTCCAGGATGTGAAAATCGGTCCGTCGCAGTTTGGCCGGTTGCAATTGCTCGATCCCGGTTCGGACCCGAACAGTGGCACCCTGCTCGATTTGAAAGGGGACGGCGGCAAACGGATTGCCGCGCTGCTGATTGGGAAAAAATACCTGAAGCAATCCGATGGCTCATCTTTTGCCCCGCCGGAGGGCATGCCGTCGGGCCGTTACGCCCGCACCGTCGATAGCGCGAACCGAGTCGTCCTTGTGGCCGACACGCTCGATGAAGTCGATCCAAAACCGGAGAAATGGTTGAGCCGCGACTTCATCAAGGTTGAGAATGCGAAGACGATAACGCTCGCCGGCGCCACGCCGCCGATGAATTGGAAATTGACGCGCGATACGGCGACGTCGCCTTGGAAACTGGCGGATGCGAAGCCAGGTGAAGAACTCGACGTTACCAAAGCTTCAGCAATCGCGGCACTTTTCTCTTACGCGCCTGTCGCCGACGTCATGGCCCCGGACGCCCCGGTGGCAGAAACCGGTCTCGATAAACCCGCGGTTATCACGATAGAGACCTTTGACGGTTTCGTTTACACCCTCAAAATCGGGAAACCGGTTGGAGAGAATTATCCCGTCCTGGTTTCCGTCGCCGCCACCCTTCCGAAAGAGCGCACACCAGGCAAAGACGAAAAGCCCGAGGACAAAGCGAAGCTCGACCAGGAATTTCAAATCAAGCAAACGCAGCTCACAGAAAAGCTGGCGAAAGAACAAAAACTCGAGCCCCGCCCTTACCTCATCGCAAAGGGCACCGTCGAGCAGTTGCTCAAGGAACGGAGCGGCCTCCTCGCCGCGAAGACCCCGACGCCAACTCCGGCGGTTGGCACTCCGACGCCGGCGCCGACCCAAAAGCAGCGCAAGTAG
- a CDS encoding ATP-binding cassette domain-containing protein, with product MIEVTDLKKTFGAITAVDGVSFTVKTGEVLGFLGPNGAGKSTTMRMITGFIPPSAGEVSVGGFNMLDNPIPAKRLIGYLPENAPSYTDMTVRGFLGFTAELRGLRGDAKEEAIERVVEMCFLDSVLHQSIDTLSKGYRHRTCFAQSIIHDPEVLILDEPTDGLDPNQKHEVRTLIRKMGETKAIIFSTHILEEVEAACSRAIIIDRGRIVANGTPEELKQRSEHAGAVTVRLVGGDAAAVAQRLKQLQAVGKCTVLAESPVTIRAYAKKNGAPGELARAISEIALTERWKIEELHTEEGRLDEVFRGITRPETKQEGDSE from the coding sequence ATGATCGAGGTCACGGATCTGAAGAAGACTTTTGGGGCCATCACGGCGGTGGATGGGGTGTCGTTCACCGTGAAAACGGGGGAAGTTCTTGGGTTTCTCGGGCCCAATGGCGCGGGCAAATCGACCACGATGCGGATGATTACCGGGTTCATTCCGCCGTCGGCGGGCGAGGTCTCGGTGGGCGGGTTCAATATGCTGGACAACCCGATTCCGGCCAAACGGCTGATCGGGTATTTGCCGGAGAACGCTCCTTCCTACACCGACATGACGGTGCGGGGATTTCTGGGCTTCACCGCCGAACTCCGCGGACTTCGCGGCGACGCGAAGGAGGAGGCCATCGAGCGCGTGGTCGAGATGTGCTTTCTCGACTCGGTCCTCCACCAGAGCATCGACACTCTGTCCAAGGGCTACCGGCACCGGACCTGTTTCGCGCAGTCGATCATTCACGATCCCGAAGTTCTCATTTTGGACGAGCCAACTGACGGGCTCGACCCGAACCAGAAGCACGAGGTCCGGACGCTGATTCGCAAGATGGGTGAAACCAAGGCGATCATCTTCTCGACCCACATCCTCGAAGAGGTCGAGGCCGCCTGCTCGCGCGCGATCATCATCGATCGCGGCCGGATCGTGGCGAACGGGACGCCGGAGGAATTGAAGCAGCGCTCGGAACATGCCGGCGCGGTAACGGTGCGATTGGTCGGCGGAGATGCGGCGGCGGTCGCGCAGAGGCTCAAGCAACTTCAAGCGGTCGGAAAATGCACCGTCCTGGCCGAGTCGCCCGTGACGATTCGGGCTTACGCGAAGAAGAACGGCGCGCCGGGTGAATTGGCGCGGGCCATCAGCGAGATCGCCCTCACGGAGCGGTGGAAGATCGAAGAGTTGCACACGGAAGAAGGCCGGCTGGATGAAGTCTTCCGCGGCATCACCCGTCCAGAAACGAAGCAGGAAGGGGATTCGGAATGA
- a CDS encoding glycosyl hydrolase family 28-related protein: MRTRLFSIVLLLSLGFCLPAMAEDRINVTDPAYAGGAIPNDGQDDTAAINAAVNAGPANAGRSIYFPPGSYNYTGFIWLPANTSYRFYGDGPGVSTIVFTGNPSGGIWGYNMGSATLQVDGLTLQANSRACGTAIYAVFNPSGSNDKVRSATIHNVQIIRSLQGNSVAGFWNGGIYLERAQNAVIDKAEIIGLPRFQDGVMGAGPWEQPRPPFGISNTPVEKGDVVAGADPGWGDPGQDYGIKWVSSNDYKTTGLQLSNLMIWWCNAALQTSGWVEGLYLNGFEFAFCGDFGVPVIDLSSSAPNLGSAFHLVNGHVGALQNGIRLTNLRGAKVSKILFIHVSGAYADPCCDDNGQPEGCHPRPACNTLPYTSSGDDLALNSSTDAVISANSFVGVGTDETDENCILLNNSHSVQISENYFTHVLPVNPVDACIKILFSSNLVRVINNVFELNGNNPYGGVNRPYNDAATDTYYRGNTQ; this comes from the coding sequence ATGAGAACACGCTTATTTTCTATTGTCCTGCTGTTGAGCCTTGGGTTTTGCCTGCCAGCAATGGCCGAGGATCGTATCAACGTGACCGATCCCGCTTACGCAGGCGGAGCAATCCCCAACGATGGACAGGACGATACGGCGGCCATCAACGCCGCTGTTAACGCCGGTCCCGCGAACGCCGGTCGCAGTATCTACTTTCCTCCGGGGAGTTATAACTACACCGGCTTTATTTGGCTTCCGGCGAATACGTCCTATCGCTTCTATGGCGACGGGCCAGGAGTATCAACCATCGTCTTTACGGGTAACCCCTCCGGAGGCATCTGGGGTTATAATATGGGCTCCGCCACTCTTCAGGTCGACGGACTCACCCTTCAAGCGAATTCCAGGGCCTGCGGGACCGCAATTTATGCGGTTTTTAATCCGTCGGGCTCAAACGACAAGGTCCGGAGCGCTACCATTCACAATGTGCAAATCATTAGATCTCTCCAAGGGAACTCCGTCGCCGGTTTCTGGAACGGCGGAATCTATCTTGAGCGAGCGCAGAATGCCGTGATCGACAAAGCGGAGATCATCGGCCTCCCTCGGTTTCAGGACGGCGTAATGGGCGCCGGGCCCTGGGAGCAGCCGCGCCCACCCTTTGGCATCAGCAACACTCCGGTTGAGAAAGGGGACGTCGTAGCCGGCGCGGACCCGGGCTGGGGGGACCCGGGCCAAGACTACGGCATCAAGTGGGTGTCCTCCAACGATTACAAGACTACTGGACTTCAATTGTCCAACCTAATGATATGGTGGTGCAATGCGGCCTTGCAGACGTCCGGATGGGTAGAAGGTCTTTACCTGAACGGGTTTGAGTTTGCGTTCTGCGGCGATTTTGGAGTGCCCGTCATCGACCTCAGCTCGTCGGCTCCCAATTTGGGATCGGCATTTCATCTGGTTAACGGGCATGTGGGCGCTCTCCAGAACGGAATACGACTTACCAATCTTCGCGGTGCCAAAGTATCAAAAATACTCTTCATCCACGTTAGCGGCGCATATGCTGATCCATGCTGCGATGACAATGGCCAGCCCGAGGGGTGTCACCCCCGGCCGGCGTGTAACACCCTTCCGTATACTTCATCCGGTGATGACTTGGCTTTGAATAGTTCTACCGATGCGGTGATTTCGGCCAATTCATTCGTCGGCGTAGGCACTGACGAAACAGACGAGAACTGCATCCTGCTAAACAATAGTCACTCGGTGCAGATCAGCGAAAACTATTTCACTCACGTCTTGCCGGTCAACCCTGTTGATGCCTGCATTAAAATTCTTTTTAGCAGCAACCTCGTCCGGGTCATAAACAACGTGTTCGAGCTCAATGGGAACAACCCGTATGGAGGCGTGAACCGACCCTATAATGATGCGGCAACCGATACCTATTATCGAGGTAATACCCAGTAA
- a CDS encoding ABC transporter ATP-binding protein, whose translation MAVAPTLERERSREKDFAAIATEATLKNMDAEVSLSCEGIERFLGEEDSRVHALRGVSLQLERGTVHAVVGPSGCGKSTLLYILGLLDQADSGSVAIENEIVSHLAHDALDRKRNELLGFIFQFHFLLEDFTAQENVMIPMRRLAAATEEEMLARSAHLLDAVGLGGKLKRPSRHLSGGEQQRVAVARSLANNPSVILADEPTGNLDSANSRRVFELLQRIVQEERKAMLLVTHNPEIAEACDWIHEMQDGLIVGSHPRRLRYG comes from the coding sequence ATGGCGGTCGCTCCGACTTTGGAGCGGGAGCGCAGCCGCGAAAAGGATTTCGCTGCGATTGCGACTGAAGCTACCCTGAAAAACATGGACGCTGAAGTTTCACTCAGCTGTGAGGGCATCGAACGCTTCCTCGGCGAGGAAGATTCGCGGGTGCATGCGTTGCGCGGCGTCTCGCTTCAACTCGAGCGCGGAACGGTGCACGCGGTCGTGGGACCTTCCGGCTGCGGGAAGAGCACGCTGCTATACATTCTCGGTTTGCTCGACCAGGCCGATAGCGGCAGCGTCGCGATCGAAAATGAGATCGTTTCCCATCTGGCTCATGATGCGCTCGACCGGAAACGAAATGAGCTCCTCGGGTTCATTTTCCAGTTCCATTTTCTTCTCGAGGATTTCACCGCCCAGGAAAACGTGATGATCCCGATGCGGCGCCTGGCGGCCGCGACGGAAGAGGAAATGCTGGCGCGTTCCGCCCATTTGCTCGATGCGGTGGGGCTGGGCGGGAAACTGAAGCGGCCCAGCCGGCATCTGTCCGGCGGCGAACAACAGCGCGTGGCGGTCGCCCGTTCCCTGGCGAATAACCCGAGCGTGATTCTCGCCGATGAGCCGACCGGAAATCTCGACAGCGCGAATTCCCGGCGCGTCTTCGAGCTGCTGCAACGAATCGTCCAGGAAGAGCGCAAGGCGATGCTCCTGGTGACCCATAACCCCGAGATCGCCGAGGCGTGCGATTGGATCCACGAGATGCAGGACGGATTGATCGTCGGCAGCCATCCGCGCCGGCTGCGCTACGGCTAG
- a CDS encoding ABC transporter permease, with amino-acid sequence MSEAVLTKSSATKATTVAPEKPSGGTALRHILSIAKREVTGYFASPVAYVLIVIFLLLTGFFTFMVGNFFGRGQANLLSFFVWHPWLYLFLVPAVGMRMWSEERRLGTIELLLTMPITPWQAIVGKFLASWLVLAIALALTFPIVITVNYLGHPDNGVIVASYIGSLLLCGAYLSVSAMTSAMTRNQVVSFILSVVLCLFLILAGWPPVTNLLTQWASSWLVETIAAFSVMTHFESIQNGVIDSRDVIFFLSVIVFCLFATSVIIRAHRAG; translated from the coding sequence ATGAGCGAAGCGGTCCTCACCAAATCTTCAGCGACCAAGGCCACTACCGTTGCGCCGGAGAAACCCTCCGGCGGAACCGCGCTTCGGCATATTCTCTCGATCGCAAAGCGCGAAGTGACCGGCTATTTCGCTTCCCCCGTCGCCTACGTTTTGATCGTAATCTTCCTGCTCCTGACCGGCTTCTTCACCTTCATGGTCGGCAACTTTTTCGGACGCGGCCAGGCGAATCTCCTCAGCTTTTTCGTCTGGCACCCATGGTTGTATCTGTTTCTCGTGCCGGCCGTCGGGATGCGGATGTGGTCCGAGGAACGGCGACTCGGGACGATCGAGTTACTCCTGACAATGCCGATTACGCCGTGGCAGGCGATTGTCGGAAAATTCCTGGCCTCGTGGCTGGTGCTCGCGATTGCCCTGGCGCTGACTTTTCCGATCGTCATCACCGTCAACTACCTCGGCCATCCCGACAACGGCGTGATCGTCGCGAGTTACATCGGCAGCCTCCTCCTCTGCGGCGCTTACCTGTCGGTCTCCGCCATGACGTCCGCCATGACGCGCAACCAGGTCGTCAGCTTCATTCTCTCGGTGGTGCTCTGCCTTTTCCTTATCCTGGCCGGCTGGCCGCCGGTGACGAATCTGCTCACGCAATGGGCGAGCTCGTGGCTGGTTGAAACCATCGCGGCCTTCAGCGTGATGACCCATTTCGAGAGCATCCAAAATGGGGTGATCGATTCCCGGGACGTGATCTTTTTTCTGTCGGTGATCGTTTTCTGTCTGTTCGCGACCAGCGTGATCATCCGCGCACATCGGGCCGGCTAG
- a CDS encoding glycosyl hydrolase family 28-related protein, whose protein sequence is MKKRLSPILAIILLSLFACFSARGVGFDRINVTAYGAVPNDGADDTAAINTALTKGQSIYFPAGTYNYNGSMILQGSLAGKPFRFYGEGPGVSTIIFTNASSGGINAPSMGQNSLVVEGLTLQANSSGCATAIDATFGNGVYRAATIHNVQIKGTSTDGTNGTSWSNGIHLVGATHSVLDKVEITGNTATTTGIWFEPPGGSPPQAATGFNMSNIQVKWCNTALRTTGHIEGVYLTGFEFTSCGRGGLPAVDLNVTTLAQGGAFHLVNGTIDMIGDGLVLTKPSFAKISNVRFVHNAPGATVSNMLKISDGFNVTVSQCSFYGGDANGPGENGITGLNTTSLQLNGNNFNHMLAPGLGTGVVVWGECPGLRITDNLFTDFGHGQYWVAVTGTPAPYYCGNYPSTSNVCGNNP, encoded by the coding sequence ATGAAAAAACGACTGTCTCCAATCCTCGCAATTATTCTCCTAAGTTTATTCGCCTGTTTCTCCGCCAGGGGGGTAGGCTTTGACAGGATCAACGTCACGGCCTATGGGGCCGTGCCAAACGACGGCGCCGATGATACGGCGGCGATCAACACTGCCCTTACCAAGGGTCAGAGCATCTATTTCCCGGCCGGGACTTATAACTACAACGGCTCGATGATCCTGCAGGGCTCCCTGGCCGGCAAGCCCTTTCGGTTTTATGGCGAGGGTCCGGGCGTCTCCACGATCATATTCACGAATGCTTCCTCTGGAGGCATCAACGCGCCAAGTATGGGGCAGAATTCACTTGTCGTGGAGGGCCTTACCCTTCAGGCCAACTCATCTGGTTGCGCAACAGCGATCGACGCGACGTTTGGAAACGGCGTATACCGGGCTGCGACGATCCACAACGTCCAAATCAAAGGAACCTCCACAGACGGAACGAATGGGACCAGTTGGTCTAACGGGATCCACCTTGTGGGCGCGACCCACTCGGTTCTTGATAAAGTCGAGATTACCGGCAACACCGCCACGACAACTGGGATCTGGTTCGAACCGCCGGGGGGCAGCCCGCCGCAGGCCGCCACCGGCTTCAACATGTCGAACATCCAGGTCAAATGGTGCAATACCGCCTTGCGGACGACCGGACACATCGAAGGTGTTTACCTGACAGGATTCGAATTTACTTCGTGCGGCCGGGGCGGATTGCCCGCCGTGGATCTGAATGTCACCACGCTCGCCCAGGGAGGGGCGTTCCACTTGGTCAACGGAACGATCGATATGATAGGTGACGGCCTCGTTCTGACAAAACCCAGCTTTGCCAAGATATCGAACGTCCGGTTCGTTCACAATGCTCCGGGAGCCACTGTCAGCAACATGTTGAAAATCAGCGATGGGTTCAATGTGACGGTGTCGCAATGCTCCTTTTACGGAGGAGACGCTAACGGCCCGGGTGAAAACGGCATTACAGGACTTAACACAACGTCTCTCCAACTTAATGGAAACAACTTTAACCACATGCTTGCGCCGGGCCTCGGCACGGGTGTTGTCGTATGGGGTGAATGCCCCGGACTTCGGATTACCGATAATTTGTTCACTGACTTCGGCCACGGCCAGTATTGGGTGGCGGTGACGGGGACGCCCGCGCCGTATTATTGCGGGAACTACCCTTCGACTTCGAATGTCTGTGGGAACAACCCGTAA